One Dictyoglomus sp. NZ13-RE01 genomic window carries:
- a CDS encoding lactose ABC transporter permease → MTAFLRKRYLNLWGWFFVSFAIVGVGLFLLYPIIYSLYLSTFTSRGVIQEFVGFGNYLRLFKDETFLTALKNTLIILVVQVPIMLILALILAVLLNDQRLKFGGVFRTAIFLPCVTSLVAYTVLFKMMFSVDGLINKILLSIHLINKPIPWLLDPFWAKVTLILALTWRWTGYNMVFYLAGLQNIPTEIYEAADIDGAGEITKFFKLTIPMLKPIIVFTSIMSTIGTLQLFDEPMNLASGVVTGSSVGPANSLLTPSVYIYNICFKYMPNFGYASAISYIIVLIVAILSFIQLRWAGER, encoded by the coding sequence ATGACAGCATTTTTAAGAAAGAGATATTTGAATCTGTGGGGTTGGTTTTTTGTTTCTTTTGCAATTGTAGGTGTAGGTTTATTCTTGCTTTATCCTATTATTTATTCTTTGTATCTTTCAACATTCACATCAAGAGGAGTTATTCAAGAATTTGTAGGTTTTGGAAATTATTTACGACTGTTTAAAGATGAAACCTTTTTGACTGCCCTGAAAAATACTTTAATTATTTTGGTTGTTCAAGTACCTATTATGCTTATTTTGGCATTGATTCTTGCAGTGCTTTTAAATGATCAACGGTTAAAGTTTGGAGGGGTTTTTAGAACTGCTATTTTTCTTCCATGTGTAACTTCTCTTGTTGCCTACACTGTTTTATTTAAGATGATGTTTAGTGTTGATGGATTAATTAATAAAATCTTATTGTCTATACACTTGATAAATAAGCCTATCCCTTGGCTTTTGGATCCTTTTTGGGCAAAGGTTACTCTTATTTTGGCTCTTACATGGAGATGGACAGGGTATAACATGGTATTTTATTTAGCTGGACTGCAAAATATACCTACTGAGATTTATGAGGCAGCAGATATTGATGGGGCTGGAGAGATTACTAAGTTTTTCAAGTTAACTATACCTATGCTTAAGCCCATTATAGTTTTTACATCAATCATGTCTACAATAGGAACCTTACAATTGTTTGATGAGCCTATGAATTTAGCAAGTGGTGTTGTGACAGGATCAAGCGTTGGTCCTGCAAATTCTCTTTTGACGCCATCCGTTTATATCTATAATATCTGCTTTAAATATATGCCTAATTTTGGCTATGCTTCTGCAATATCCTATATTATTGTACTTATAGTTGCTATTCTATCCTTTATTCAATTGAGATGGGCAGGTGAAAGATAA
- a CDS encoding ABC transporter substrate-binding protein, with protein sequence MKRLVKLSIISLILIAFALGVLNAAEKVGKITIWCWDPNFNIPIMKEAAARYQKINPKVQFEIADMAKADVEQKLNTVLASGVKTGLPEIVLIEDYNAQKYLRAYPGAFADLTKHFNYKLFAPYKVQLMTLDGKVYGVPFDSGVAGFFYRRDYLEQAGFKPKDLENITWDRFIEIGKVVKAKTGKYMISGDPYDGGLMRIVMQSAGQWYFDKSGKVNIANNPAIKEAVILYKKLRESGISKEISGWNQWVASFNSGEVASVITGVWIIGSIKAAKDQSGKWGVAPIPRLNLPGAVNASNLGGSSWYVLQNSQNRDIAIDFLKQIYAKDLDFYQKILVERGAVGTFLPAQSGKAYQEPDPFFGGQKVYAEFSKWMKQIPPVDYGIYTYEADSAIMSVMPDILSGKLSVDEGLKKAEEQLLNMLGK encoded by the coding sequence ATGAAGAGACTTGTTAAATTAAGCATTATATCATTAATATTAATAGCATTTGCTTTAGGTGTTTTAAATGCTGCTGAGAAGGTTGGTAAGATAACAATCTGGTGCTGGGACCCCAATTTTAATATACCCATAATGAAAGAGGCTGCTGCAAGATATCAAAAGATAAATCCAAAAGTACAATTTGAAATCGCTGATATGGCAAAGGCAGATGTAGAGCAAAAGTTGAATACTGTGCTTGCATCTGGTGTTAAAACAGGACTCCCTGAGATAGTTTTAATTGAAGATTACAATGCCCAAAAGTATTTAAGGGCATATCCAGGTGCTTTTGCTGATTTAACAAAACATTTCAACTACAAGTTATTTGCTCCTTATAAAGTTCAACTCATGACTCTTGATGGAAAAGTTTATGGAGTTCCTTTTGATTCAGGAGTTGCTGGATTTTTCTATAGAAGAGATTATTTAGAGCAAGCAGGATTTAAACCCAAAGATTTAGAAAATATTACATGGGATAGGTTTATTGAAATTGGTAAAGTAGTTAAGGCAAAAACTGGTAAATATATGATAAGTGGAGACCCATATGATGGTGGGTTAATGAGAATAGTAATGCAATCTGCAGGTCAATGGTATTTTGATAAGAGTGGAAAAGTTAATATTGCAAACAATCCTGCTATTAAAGAAGCTGTAATTCTTTACAAGAAGTTAAGAGAATCTGGTATATCAAAAGAGATAAGTGGATGGAACCAATGGGTAGCCTCCTTCAATAGTGGGGAAGTTGCTTCTGTAATTACTGGTGTTTGGATTATTGGTTCTATAAAGGCAGCAAAAGATCAAAGTGGAAAATGGGGTGTTGCTCCTATCCCAAGATTAAATCTTCCAGGAGCAGTTAATGCTTCTAACCTTGGTGGCTCAAGCTGGTATGTATTACAGAACTCCCAAAATAGAGATATAGCTATAGACTTCTTAAAACAGATATATGCAAAAGACTTAGATTTCTATCAGAAGATATTAGTTGAAAGGGGAGCGGTAGGTACCTTCTTACCAGCCCAATCTGGAAAAGCATATCAAGAGCCAGATCCATTCTTTGGTGGTCAAAAAGTTTATGCAGAATTTTCAAAATGGATGAAGCAAATTCCACCTGTAGACTATGGAATATACACCTATGAGGCAGACAGTGCAATAATGTCTGTAATGCCAGACATACTATCTGGAAAACTTTCTGTAGATGAAGGCTTAAAGAAGGCAGAAGAGCAACTTCTCAATATGCTTGGTAAATAA